The genomic window GAAAAGTGGAAATATAAGCCATGTAAACATCAGTCCTGTTCTTGAGTGCCTTGGTGGGAGACTTGCCTTGGTCCTGACGTTGCTTCATCCAGGAACAGATGATCCAGCACATGAGAGGGGCACAGCACTCATTGGAGAGTTCTTTGTTTTTTAGCACAAAATCAAGGGCTTTCTTTCCCAAGTCTCCATTTGTGAAATATAAGTCAAAATACTCCTTCTTCTGGGTCTGGGAGAAGCCTAGTACCTTGACATGGCGTGAATGCTTTAGCCATGGCTCCAGTTTCTCCAGAACTGGTATCCTGATCGTGATGAGCAGGGTTGACTGTGGAAGCAACTTCTTTTGGATTAAACTGCCCCAGAGAGCATGCACAGATTCCTTTTCATTGACACTAGGATAGAATTGTTCATCAGAAAGGAACTGTAGCTCATCAAGGCCATCCAAGACAAATAAGAGCTTCTGTGGTTGCTTGAGAATGTCAGTAATGGGAGCATTATTATCCCCACACAAAATAGTGATGAGCTGCTCCATGCTGCTTTCCCTCAGAAAGCGTGCTTCTTGGCAGCCAATGTAGAAGACATAGTTAAACCTGTCAGGGTACAGAGTGCCAGCTGCCCAGCCCTGAAGGACCTTCCTAGCAAGGGTTGACTTTCCAATGCCAGCAACCCCCTGTAGCACAACAGTCTGAGGAACATTGGATGTGTTTCCAGCAGAATTAAACAGAGTTTCAAGACTGATGCTACTTGAATCATATTGATTTAGAGGTTCCAATTGAAGCTGGAGGTACTTATTACCAGGTCTGAAGGGAGCATCTTCTGCATCTATGGCCTGCAATTTTTCTCTTATGTGTGTTTTGTAGATGTCTATATAATCTAATCAAGTGACAAGAAAACCCACATTAGAGATACAGGAGGAGACTCTCAGATAAGAAAGATGCTTGTATCAGAGACTTGGAGTCCATGCCCAGCAATGGGCAGAACTGTAGCCCCAGATCTAGTCCTAAGTCCATCTCCATCCCCAGCCTCAACCCACCTTCCTTCCCTGTCCTGATAATGTAATTCAACTCTACCTACCCTGAGATAACCACCTGCAAAAACGCAGCTGAGGAGATAGTGAATAAACTTCACACTTCAACCTTTATTACATAGTGAAGCTGAGCTTCTCCCAACACAGGCTATGAATCAGACTAGTTGAAACCCTTCCTTAACCCAACTCTAATCAGGATCTGGGCATGACATCAGTGCTTCACTCAGTGTCAATGAGCCTATTACTTTGTCCAGCCTAGGGTTGGGTTCCCCAGCACATGAGTATTAAATGGAGCTGGCCTCACCCAAAGTGATTgcaaaagtgtgtgtgtatgtatgtatgtatgtatgtatgtatgtatgtatgtgtgtgtgtgtgtgagagagagacagacagacagacagagacagagagagacagagacagagacagagacagagacagagagagacagagacagaaagagacagagacagagacatgggtgggggagagagagaaatagagagggaggcaaagagaggggaaaggaggcagaatgagagggagggaggggagagagacacagagagaaagagaaagcgagagagacaatgagagaggagaggtgagagggggagaaggaaacagagaaggaggaaggggaagagagagacacggagagagagagtcagatacagagagaggaagagagacagagtcagagagacagacagacaggcaggcaggtagagagacagagacagaggaggggagagagagagagaaagaaagagggagacagagagaggggaaacGAGGGGGaatgagagagggggagggagggggagggagatgagagagacacacagagacagagagagagggagagagagacacagagagtcagagagagacagagagggagagagacagagtcagagagaggggggggggattaCAATGTAATTTTTGCTCAGACcatgaactggaagggacctcagaagctagCTAGATCAAACCcctcattttgaagataaggaaactgaggcccaaggagattAGATAATTTACCCAAGTTAATAAAGACAAGAAGTATGGAGTATGggaataaaaagagacaaaacgAGGTTCCTTGACTCCAGAGttaatataaatcatatatatagCCTCCTCATCTCTTAGGTTACAACAGGGTTAAATTCCATTAACTCTATTCTTGCTGGAAATTAATGAGGCACAGGGCTAGAGATGGTAAGATTTAATTTAAGGAAAGAGAGGCAAGACCTGACTTGTCAGGCAGACAGAGAGGGTGATTGTGAGTGTTAGGAGGTGCAAGATCATTAAGGGAACAGCTCAATATTCCctttaccagaaaaaaaaaatatttctctgcaGATTTAGACCAGGGTTGTGTCTGGCTGAAATAAAAGTCTGGGGCCTAGTTTTGCAAGTGCGATACAGAATGAGAACTATTACCCCCAAGGAGGAAGAATgagaagtagaggaaaaaaagagttagAGACCCATCCCTGGTGTATGCTAGAACCAGCTCAAACCAGTTTATGAGAACAGATTGTGAAATGTGCAATGTAAGCAATTATAAAATTGACAAATGCCGTAAATCAAAGCTTAATTGTTTTGctgatttctagacttaagaaagttttgaagaaaatgtttatttagcagattaaacttcaaagtatactgtttgtgtgtgtatatttgaAATCTAGTTACTAATCATTTACCAGCACATCTAAACATTACTCTTCTCTTCTTCACTACTAATCATGAAAAATTGCCTTCAGTCATTGATTCTATTTCCTTAGCACTCAGGCTCTTCTCAATGCCTTGGGAAAATCCTGCCACAATGTCTGTGGATCTCTGGAGTATTTCCCTCACCTTCTATGCTTGTTGAAACTGAAACGCTCAGTCCTTGATGCCCGGATCTTTCTATTAAACTCTCAGTTAGTTAACTACCAGAACATAATATCTTTTCACTGAGCAGGGACTCTCTAGCTGTAGATCCTAAATGAAGTGTTTCATTAATGCCAGATTTTTCTACCTGTTTCTCTGCCTGTTTTCTTTAGTTTGCTTGCCCAAGTGTACCTGATTTAAAAACTAGTAGATTCTTACCAACACCCTAATGGAAAGAGGAGCTGTGCTCAGCTATTGAATGTCTCAGAAGGTTTTATGAAGAATAGAGACACGTAGCctctgatttcattttcttactttcatcaTTATCTTCTTATAGCTTACCTTGTCATTTTCCCACCATGAAGCTACTCTTGGACCCAGATATATCCAAGTACCCTACCTCGCCTTACTGGTCCTCTCCCGCCTTCTTCCAAACTCCTTAGCCCTACATACTTCTGCCCCCTGCATTATCTTTGTCCCTAAATCCTACTCTGTAATCGAACCTCTCTCTCTggccctctttctctttccctcgcCTACTGGTTCACCTGTCATCTTTGGTTTGTGGTTGCTCCTATGGATTCCTCCTATCCGGTCTCAGATTAGAGTTTCAGGCGAGAGAAAGAAATAACTAGCGGTCAGCCACCATTACCAACGAGCATGGCATTCACTGGAACACTGCCATTTTAGGGCCCTGGCCAAAGGGCTACCACCTAATTCAGGAAACTGAACTTACCACTGATTGCTGCTTCTCCAAGAGGCTTTGAAATCGGGGTGGGCTTTTGTGGGTTTCTTCTGTAATTCTCTGGTCCTTGGTCATGTGGGCCAGAATCTTCAGTTTGGGGGGAATTTTCAGCTACCGAGGAAACATAAGGGTAGGTTAGAGAGCCTCAGCCCACTTGACCAAgagcatcaaagaaaaaatacagaacCCTTTGCTGGGGAAGCAGATACTCCAAAATGTagaatttgttcttttactaattCCTGCTTATCTGCTGCATGAACTTTATTTGATCACTCCCTAAGAGCAGGATCCACTCTCTGAAGAAGGATTGGAAGCAGGTTTTTACTGCTTTGATTTAGCAGGGGAAGCAGCAACACTGAAAACTTTGGGGTGTGCAAACCAAATTTTTACAAAAAGAGGTAGAGGAAATGGAATGGTGTGTTACAGGCAAGGGCCATGGGATGAAGGAAACAGAAATGGGAtatataagatagatagatatcttgTACATATGATCTTGGGCTGTGTCCTCACCAAAGacaacacacacatgcacacatgtacacataaacTCATTTAGTCCCACATAGACATAGAAGCAGTTTCAATTTCCCCAATTCTACTCTCCCCATTCCCATGCACACACTGTATTTACTTGGTCTCACCCTTCTTTTTGACCTACTATTTCTGAGgacacaaaggaaagaaaaaacagataTCACATAGTAGACCATGAACCCAAGTATTAGACTTCAGAAGATTCCTGTATATTCTAGGACTTCAAGACACAACAGGAAAAATTCTAACTAGGTAGGAGAGGTAGGAGGCAGGTAAGTTCAAAGAAAAATAGCTAATATGTAAACAATGCTTTTGAAAAAGTTTGTAAAGTGTTTCTCATACATTACCCCAATTTAACTCATCCCCATTttcctgatgaagaaactgaggcttataatGTTAACCCATTATTCCAGTAGTAAGTGGCAAAAGCAAAATCTGAATTCACTACACAGAGAAATCCAGTgaattttcctttactttattcAGCCTTTGATCaaccaaatatttttgttttatgaagAAGTTATCCAAAGGATAATTAGAATCTGCAGCTGATAAataagaaggtttttttttgttttgtttattttgttgtaattgtttttccatctttaaaaggagaagaataGAATGAGACCCTGAGTGAGGGATGGTGCTTCTAGTCAGACTTGTACTCACCTTTTTCAATGGCTCGCTCCAACTTCTCAGCCAGATCCCGATGGTTTATGGTTTCAAGAACTGCCTTGGCCACTTTTACTGCATAGTTTTCCCCATAGTGCCCAATCATGAGTTCCGCCAAATCCACAGGCTGGGCAGGATGCAGCTGACCCCGGGGCATGGGCCCAAACTCTTTCAAGGGAGGATCTTCCAGTTGGAATTTAAACTTCTTGAGCTCATCTTCTATAAGATCCTCAAGGATTTTCATCAGAACATTTCTCAGAGTGTTCTCCATGGTTTCTGGTCAGCAATTGGAACAGAAAGTCCTGGAAACTTTTTCCAGAAGAATATGAGGAGATAGACATGAACCTCTTATAAGACTCACAGAATGTATATGGTagtttttacatatatacatataacagtCTATGATAGCTATTGTAAAATACCCTATAGATCTCTAAAATTATACTGTATTaactttatgtatatttttatttactgttCCA from Monodelphis domestica isolate mMonDom1 chromosome 4, mMonDom1.pri, whole genome shotgun sequence includes these protein-coding regions:
- the NLRP10 gene encoding NACHT, LRR and PYD domains-containing protein 10; translation: MENTLRNVLMKILEDLIEDELKKFKFQLEDPPLKEFGPMPRGQLHPAQPVDLAELMIGHYGENYAVKVAKAVLETINHRDLAEKLERAIEKAENSPQTEDSGPHDQGPENYRRNPQKPTPISKPLGEAAISDYIDIYKTHIREKLQAIDAEDAPFRPGNKYLQLQLEPLNQYDSSSISLETLFNSAGNTSNVPQTVVLQGVAGIGKSTLARKVLQGWAAGTLYPDRFNYVFYIGCQEARFLRESSMEQLITILCGDNNAPITDILKQPQKLLFVLDGLDELQFLSDEQFYPSVNEKESVHALWGSLIQKKLLPQSTLLITIRIPVLEKLEPWLKHSRHVKVLGFSQTQKKEYFDLYFTNGDLGKKALDFVLKNKELSNECCAPLMCWIICSWMKQRQDQGKSPTKALKNRTDVYMAYISTFLTTEKSLSKSTQHVALRGLCFLAAEGIQSQKVLFTEGDLRRHSLDGMDISSILNVSGAQAGLSGTMLYSFRHLSFQEFFNAMFYLLEEKSLLGKSQNVKELIQKQEASGTMQFLYGLLEKENEKNLELKFDLRISMPLRKEVETLKKKMDKVKNTIDTLRKTWEEKLNPNSFSASLRVTTNT